One Setaria italica strain Yugu1 chromosome II, Setaria_italica_v2.0, whole genome shotgun sequence DNA segment encodes these proteins:
- the LOC111256383 gene encoding polyadenylate-binding protein-interacting protein 8-like — protein sequence MAEGAAAVGVLNPGAREFLPWWRLDSPVRKALSVDAPEFPAKKALSVDAPEFLASPVRKALSVDAPEFEMTADIGPATAAGGGSNATPPPTSVVRTGRRAAHRPRRFLSRWQEAVKRTIFVKYIDHTVTEQILAELFQSCGNVVDCRICGDPSNGLRYGFVEFQHEEEAYAALFLDGIIIGISPLRVLPSRTAICPVNPRFLPQSEDEWEICSRTIYCTNISKTVQSSNLKAYCEAYFGKVCRLKLLDNGKRSTNLAFIEFAEDVPIQDPDKGLLWELACAGSRVVGGD from the exons ATGGCGGAG ggggccgccgccgtgggcgtGCTCAACCCCGGCGCCAGGGAATTCCTCCCATGGTGGCGCCTCGACAGCCCCGTGAGGAAGGCGCTATCCGTCGACGCGCCGGAGTTCCCCGCGAAGAAGGCGCTCTCCGTCGACGCCCCAGAGTTCCTCGCGAGCCCTGTGAGGAAGGCGCTCTCCGTCGACGCGCCGGAGTTCGAGATGACGGCGGACATAGGGCCAGCgacggctgccggcggcggcagtaaCGCGACCCCGCCGCCGACCAGCGTCGTCCGAACGGGGAGA AGGGCTGCTCACAGGCCCCGAAGGTTTCTGTCTCGGTGGCAAGAAGCTGTGAAAAGAACAATCTTTGTCAAGTATATTGACCACACT GTTACTGAGCAAATCCTGGCTGAGCTATTCCAGTCATGTGGTAAT GTGGTGGATTGCCGCATCTGTGGAGACCCCTCGAATGGTCTCAGGTATGGGTTTGTAGAGTTTCAGCATGAGG AGGAAGCATATGCTGCATTATTTCTTGATGGAATCATCATTGGGATAAGCCCTCTGAGAGTTTTACCTTCAAGGACTGCAATCTGCCCGGTTAATCCCAGGTTCCTTCCTCAG TCTGAAGATGAGTGGGAGATATGCTCGAGGACTATCTATTGCACCAATATCAGCAAGACC GTCCAAAGTAGTAATCTGAAAGCTTACTGTGAGGCATACTTTGGCAAG GTTTGCCGCCTTAAGCTTTTGGATAATGGCAAGCGCTCGACAAACTTAGCGTTTATTGAGTTTGCTGAG GATGTGCCCATCCAAGACCCCGATAAGGGATTATTATGGGAGCTCGCCTGTGCTGGCAGCAGGGTCGTTGGCGGAGACTAA